The region AAACCAATTACCGCGATCTTGGAGAGGCGCGGCACAAAACCGAAATACTGTCAAAATTGATCGATAAAATTGGTCGGTAAGGATATTCCATTGTCATTGAATAACGGTTTGCGTTTCGGCATGGTTCAGGGGAGGTTGATCCAATCTCCTCCCGGAGCATTGCAATGGTTCCCTCAAAAAGAGTGGGAAGGAGAGTTCTATCTCGCATCTGCGCTTGGCATTGATTTTATCGAACTGATTGCCGAAAGAGATCATAATCCCGCCAACCCGATATGGAGCGATGAAGGAATAAAACGGATCGAAGAGCTTGTAAATCGAAATGGACTTTCGTCATACGGTTTTTGTAATGATTTCATTATTGACCATGCTTTAACAGGAAGTACCGAGGTATTAGAGCAAAATCTTCGCCTGGTGGAACGAGGTGCACTTTTGGGTTGCCAACAATATATTCTCCCCTTGTTCGAACATTCCGAATTGACAGTTGAAAATGTGGGCGACTATGTTGCACCGCTTAGAACCATTGGAGACCTTGCGGCAAAATCCGGCATCGCAGTATGCCTTGAGACGAATTTGAACG is a window of Nitrospinota bacterium DNA encoding:
- a CDS encoding sugar phosphate isomerase/epimerase; the encoded protein is MNNGLRFGMVQGRLIQSPPGALQWFPQKEWEGEFYLASALGIDFIELIAERDHNPANPIWSDEGIKRIEELVNRNGLSSYGFCNDFIIDHALTGSTEVLEQNLRLVERGALLGCQQYILPLFEHSELTVENVGDYVAPLRTIGDLAAKSGIAVCLETNLNGIQLVEVLEKIDHPAVSVVYDTGNRVAFGHDLPGDIRLLNKRISHVHIKDKNAKNENVLLGRGLVDFLQVFEALADIKYEGAYTFETQRGKDPARTAAFNMELVKYYHSEGFK